From the genome of Treponema peruense:
TTATGTTCTGCTTTTCGTCCCTGAATATTCCGGTAAGAACAGGTTCGTTAAGAAGTTGGCTTAGTGTAAAAGAAGGCTTTTGTTCGGTAATGCTTTTTGCCATTGAAAGAAGGCCACCCTTTTTTTCTTCGTGGTAAGCCTTTTGTATTGTTCCCGAAATCTGTGAGTCTTTTTCAAGAAAATACAGAACTGCGTCAACAAGATGTGTTCCGTCGTGAAGCAGACTGTATGCCCCGGAATTTTCTTCTGCCGGATTGTATACGCATAAACTTGAACAGAGACAGGCGTTTATTGACTGGACCGGCCCTATTGAAGACAGATATTTTTTTGCCGTTTTGAAGTCTTCTGCAAAGCGCCGCTCGTGGTTTACAAGAACAGGTACTCCGAAACTTTCTGCCACAGCTTGAATGTATTTTGCTTCATCCATGTTGAGCGCAACTGGTTTTTCAAGAATTACCAGTTTTGGTTTTGATTTGATTGCTTCTACGGCTTCTTTCTGATGTGCGTTTTCGTTTACTGCAATGACGATTATGTCGGGGCGGTGCCTGGCATAAAGGTTTGCGCTGTCTGTGTAGACTGCGGCCTTTCTGTTTGCTTCATGCCAGGCTTTGAGTGCGCATTCGTCCGTATCGCACCCGGCGATAATCTTAATGCGGGGATTGTCATTTAATGCCGACGTGTGGCTTGCGGGCTGCTCTCTTTTTTTGTCCAGTCCAAGGCTGTAACCTATGCGCCCCAAGCCAACGATGGCCGCAGTATATGGTTTTTCCGCCGCCATCGCTTATGCCTAGTTGTTTTTTTCCATAAGTTCTGCGTACTTCTTTGCAAGTCTGCGTGACTTTACGGCAGCGAGTCCGTGGTAGCGTGCAGGATCTTCGAAGAAAGTAGCCGGGTTTTCTACGCCGAGTTTTTCGAGCTGGGCAGTAATCTTCTGGTAAGCGTCTGTATGTGTTTTGAGAACTTCGAAGAATGTTTTTCCTGTCTGTTCTGCTTCGAGTGTAATCTTTCTGATAACTTCGTGACCGTCGTTGACACCTGCTTCTCCAAGAAGAATGTATGCCGGTTCTGCAAGTACACCGCCTTTTACCTTTCCGCCGGCACTTGCAAGGTTCTTTGCCATGCTTTCGTGGTCTGCCTGAAGTCCCGAAACAACAGACTTCATTCTTGAAACTGCCATTGTAAATCCTGCAACATAATCTGCAATAAAGCGCTGGCTTGCACTGTTTGTAAGGTCACGCTGGTGTTCTGAAATCTGATCCATGTAGAAAGTAATTACACGCGGGCACATTGCCTTCCAGAGAGACTTTACGTGTTCGCTGTTCCACGGGTTGCGTTTTTGCGGCATTGTGGAAGAACCGACCTGTGTGGAAGCAAAGTATTCGAATACTTCACCAATCTCGCTTCGCTGAAGGTTGCGCAGATCGTCTGCAAGGTTTGCAATAATTCCGAAGGCAACATTCATCTCAAGAAGAAGGCGAAGAAGGTATTCTGGTTCTACAAGCTGGTTTGAATATTCACTTGGTTTGAGTCCAAGGAATTCAAGGTAAATGCGTTCGAGTTCTTCTGGGTCTTTTACAATCATGCTGGGGCCGTTGTATGAACCTACAGGTCCTGCAAGTTTTCCCTTAAGCTGGTCGCTGAGTTCTTCTATGCGAAGAATTGATTTTCCAAGACGGCTTACGAATTCTGCAATTGACCATCCGAAAGTAATGGGAACTGCGTGCTGTCCGTGAGTGCGTCCTACCTGCGGGGTTTCTGCTTCGCGGTCTGCAATAGCGCACAGTGCCTTTTCAAGAGCCTTGAGTTCGGGAAGTACAACTTTTTTTGTAACATCTCTCATGCGGCAGGAAAGGGCAGTGTCAAGAATATCTACGCTGGTTGCTCCAAGGTGAACAAGCGGTCCCAGGTCTGCAGGAACCATTGTTTTCATTACGTTTACAAGAGCGCGGATATTGTGCTTTGTTTTTTCTTCTTCCTTATATACAGCTTCTGGATCTACTGAAGCGGCAATAACGTCTAGCTTGTCAGAGATGTCCTGTGTAAGCTGTCCGCGGATCTTGAGGTGTGCCTTTACAAGAGCGGCTTCTGCCTTTGCGCAGCTTCTGATGCTGGCCTCTTCAGAAATATATTTTGTGAGACCGTCGAAAACCGCAGATTCTGACTTTGAGTATCTGTGGTCAATACAAGAAATGTTTTCAAAAATATTGCGTGTTTCCATATTTGGATTATGGAACAAAGATATAAAAAAATCAATATATGAAAAAAGTTTGTTATTTTTTGTCATAATTAAAAATTGCCTTCTATATATAAGTTAGGGCAACTAAAGAAATCAAAGTTGGGTACAGACTTTCAGGAGGAAAAATGGAAAAGATTGAAAACGAACAGGAAAAAATCGGCACTGAATATCTTGAACAGTGCACGGCAGAAGATGAACAGCAGAAAGATACAGAAGATACGGTTATGGCGGCGGCAAAACGTGCATTCGGAATTTCGTACCTTTACCCGTGGCAGCGGCTTGTAATAGAAAACATTCTGGACAGCGCACAAAATCCCGAAAGCGAAGACGAGTTTTCGTGCCATGGAAAACAGATTGTACTTTTGCCTACTGGAGCTGGAAAATCAATGTGTTTTCTTGTTCCGTCACTGCTGCTCAAAGGGCCTACCCTTGTTCTATACCCGCTTCTGGCCCTTATGTCTGACCAGAAAAGGCGCATGGACGATGCCGGAATAGAAAGTGTGGTGTTCCGGGGCGGTCAGAGTAAAGAAGAGCGTGAAGAAAATTTTGCGCGCATACAAAACGGGGCAAAAATAATTCTTGCAAATCCCGAAGTTCTGCTTTCCGAAGGACTTGCGGAACGTCTTGCCCTGTGTAAAATTGCGCATGTTGCCATAGATGAAGCACACTGTGTAAGCGAATGGGGCGACACGTTCAGGCCTGCCTATCTTGAACTGGGCCGGATAATCAGAACGCTTGAGCCCAAAGTGGTTACGGCTTTTACTGCAACCGCGTCTTCCGGAGTTCTTTCGCGTATATCAGACGTGCTTTTCGGCGGCCCGGTGCATATAATAAGAAGCGACAGTGACCGCCCCAATATACGCTATTATGTGGTGAATGCCTACTCAAAGAAAAGGGCTGCATTCAGGCTGGCTGTCATGGAAAGAAAGCCGCTTATAATCTTTTGCGGAACAAGGGGAAATGCAGAAGACATGGCGCGTGAACTTGCTGCATATCTTGGAAGTGACAAAGTAAAGTTTTACCATGCTGGACTTGAGCGTGAAGAAAAGGATGCCGTAGAAAAATGGTTTTACCCCAGGGATGATGCGGTTTTGTGCTGCACCTGCGCTTTTGGAATGGGCGTGGACAAAAAGGACATTCACTGCGTAATCCATCTTGAGCCGAGCCCCACTGCCGAAGCCTATCTGCAGGAAGCCGGGCGCGGGGGAAGGGACGGTTCTGTTGCAAAGGCAATACTTTTGTGGAGCCGTGCAGACAGCGAACGGTATGCTTCTTTTAAGGAAGGAAGCCGCGAGCGTGTTCTTGCAAAGTTCGCCGAAAGCACAACCTGCCGCCGCCAGATATTGCTTGACGCTCTTGGAGGTGAACAGGCTGCGTGTTCGGGGTGCGATGTCTGTGAAAGGGGAGAAGCCGCACCTTTTGCCTCAGATGCAGGGGCCGTATTGAAACTTGTGGGACGCCGCAAAAAGTCCTACGATGCAGATTCCCTTAGTGCGGCGGCTGTAAGCGAGCTTAACCGGCGTGATCTGAATATTTTCGGCGAGTACGTGTGGAATCATGCCGATGCCGAGCGTGTTATCTTGCAGCTTATGGGCGAAAAAAAACTCAAAACATGCGGCTGGCCCTGGCGGGGTAAAATTACTCTTTGCCGTGACGGTTTTTTGCAGAATAAACGCAGCCGCAGTACTGCTGGCGGTACAAGCTGAATTGTTCACTCAGTTCCAGACTGCGCTTGAAGCCGCCCTTTTTCTTGAAGTCAGACCAGAGCCATTTTGGGCCCGAAGGATTTTGCTGTTCAAGTGCGGCGCCGATTGTGTTTATTTTGTCTGCGTCTTTAAAGGGACTTATGGAAAGTGTCGTGCAGAACCAGTCAAAGCCGTTTTCTGCGGCATAGGCATAGGCTTTTTTAAGCCTGAATTCATAGCAGCGGCGGCAGCGTTCACCTTTTTCGCTTTCAGAAGCAAGTGAAGGCTCTTCTTTTATGCGTATTGCCTCGTAGAATTCCTGCGGGATGTATTCGGTTTTCTGCAGTTTTACGCCGCATTCCAGTGCAGGAGGAAATTCACCAAGAAAGCGTTCAAGTTCTGAAAGCCGCCTTTCGTATTCTTGCGGGGGATAAATATTGGGATTGTAGTAGTAAACGTATATGTCAAAAAATTTTGAAAGATACTCTATTGTGTAGGAAGAGCACGGACCGCAGCAGGCATGGAGCAGAAGAGAAGGCTTGTGTTCTGCCGGGTTGCGTTGTGTTTCCTGTAAAATTGTGTCCAGTTTTTTCTGGTATTCGTTGGAAGACATACTTGCCCCGGATTATACCTTCATTTTTCGTCATAGGCAACAGAGCTGTGGTAAAGCGGAATTGTAAAACGGTTTCTGGTCAGGCAATCTCACCAAATTAACAATAGAACCTGTTTTTTTATCTATAAAGTGAGTTTGCCATTCTGAACAAATATAAAACCACTGGGCAGAAATAAATTCCAGAAGGGTATTCAGTTCGTTATTAGAGAGATATGCAGCATTGTTGGCAGGAATACAACCACCGTTTTTTATTAACCATATTTTTGTACCGTTTTGGAGAAGGTTTTCCTTTTGAAACATGTACATGAATTGGTTCTGTGCCTTTATCAGACCAAAAATAAATCTTATAACTGCAAACTGAAAAAAGACCAGACAATTTTCTTAAGGGTTATTTTAAAAGAAAAATAATTTTTCCAATAAATGCCGCAACAGTGTTTTATAAGTTTACTTTTGAAATTATACATTTTGTAATGCTGCATTATTCCAAGATGATGTTTCATAAAATGGTCAAATGCAGACTATAAATGTTGGGGCAGAGAATTCTACCCCATTTGGTTATTCCGGATTATCTGGCTTATTTACCGCAGGATTGGTTACCCGACTTTTAAGATTCCGGCCAGTCTGCCGCCTTTACAAAAAAATGTCTTTACATTTTTAATGTACAAAACCTGACTTCGCTCTGCTTCACCGTAGCAAAACAGAATCTGAGCCTTAACTGCACCCATACCTCCATAATAAAATTTTTATAAGGGGCTGTCTCAAAAGTACGAGACAGCCTTCATTATTTTAATGACAAACAAATTCATCTGTGCTAAAATTTAAATATGAGCAGAGGCGTAAGTGATAAAATCACATTCAAACCATACAGCCAGGAAGAAAGATGGCTGTTACCACCGAGTCTGGACGAGTTGATTCCGCAGAATCATTTAGTAAGAACTGTCAGCAAAACAGTAGATGAACTTAACATCGAAAAAATATTCGCAAAATATACAAAAGGTGGCGGAGCAAGCCGTTACAATCCGGTCATGCTTTTAAAAGTAATGATTTACTGCTACATGACAGGAGTTTATTCTTCACGCCAGATTGCAAAACAGTGCCGCGAAAATATCAATGTAATGTGGCTTGCCGAAAACCAGACTCCGGACTTCAGAACAATCAACAAATTCCGGGGAGAAAAACTGAAGGATGCAATCGAAGAGATTTTCATCTCAACCGTAAAACTTCTCAATATAAAAGGATTCGTCAGTCTTGAAAAATATTTTGTTGACGGAACAAAGGTTGAAAGCGCTTCAAACAAATATACTTTCGTGTGGAAAAAAGCAGTTGAGAAAAACGAAAAGAAACTGGATGAAAAACTCCGTGTATTCCTGAAAGAAGTTGAAGAAATAACAGACGTGGAAAACAGAGAATACGGCAACAAAGATCTCGCTGAACTTGGTGAAGACATTACCGTTACAAGTGAAGAAATCAAAGCTGTTGCAGACAAAATTAATAAGAAACTTGATGAAATTGCAGATTCAATCAACGAGGAATCAAAAGGCGTAAAAAAAAACTGAAAAAAGCAAAACGGCTGATTGAAAAAGACTATCTTCCAAGAAAAGAAAAATACGAAAAAGCAAATGCGACATTCAATGGAAGAAACAGCTATTCAAAAACAGATGAAGACGCCACTTTTATGCGCATGAAAGAAGATGCAATGCTCAACGGACAGCTCAAGCCGGGTTATAACATTCAGGTCGGAACTGAAAATAATTTTGTAATCGGTTATGATGTATTTCCGAATCCAACAGATACAAGAACTCTGAAACCTCATCTTGAAAATGTAATGAACCGCCTGGACTGCAAATTTGAAACAATAATTGCCGATGCCGGTTATGGGAGTGAAGAAAACTATGATTATCTTGAAGAGAATGGAATTACTGGTGCTATAAAATATTCAACTTACGAAAAAGAAACAAAGCGAAGTTTTAAAAAGAAAACATTCAATTTTGAAAACTGGAATTATGATTCAAATCAAAAACTGTATACCTGTCCGGCCGGAAATCCTGTTCCCTACAAAAAAACGGTAACAAAGAAAAATCATTCCGGTTATCTTCAAACTTATGATGTTTACCAGTGCGACAATTGTGAAGGCTGTCCGTTCAGGGAACTTTGCACAAAGTCGGAGTATGGAAGAATGGTTCAAAGAAATGAACACTGGCTGGAACAAAAATCAAAAGTAAAAAATCTTCTCGCAACAGATGAATATAAGAAACTCATGAAAAAACGTTCGACAGAGTGTGAGACTGTCTTCGGACAGATAAAAGCCAACCAAAAATTCCGCAGATTTCATCTTCGAGGTTCTGAAAAAGTCGGAACAGAATGGGGATTATTGATGCTTGGTTATGATTTTAAGCAAATTACAAGACAGAGCTAAGAAACCAACGAACAGGGAAAAGTCGATTTCTGGAAAAAAAGATTTTGGAATGAAAAAAAGGCTGTCCTTATGAAGTGTTGGATAACTTCTAAGACAGCCCCAAAAATAGTTAAATAGTTAAATCGCTTATGTTGCTAAGCAACAACGCTTTTAAAAGGCCCGCACACAACAAACACAATAAAGGTAGCTCTTGTAGTTGGTGGTGAGGTAGCCGTCACTGAAATCGAGTCTCCACGCGGTGTAGTCGACGTTATTGTACTGCGACGACGACCAATAGTAGTCATCGCTAATCTGCATTCCATTACAATTAGAAAGCGCACTATTAACAGCGTCTTTATTTCTGTAAATTTGCCTTAATTCTGCAATACTTGGTAAATACCAGCCTTCTGCATATTCTTCTGTACAGTTTAAATCTTGCTGGCTGTAAGTATTTGCATAATTAAAGGCAGGATAATTTGTCGCAGCATCAGCTGCGCCTTGCTCATCTGCAATACAAATCATTTGCCAGTTGTCGCTTCCGTCTGTGTCGCCACTAAATACAGCTGTATCGGCTGCTCCTGCTCCATATATGTCCGATGTACAAATAATATTATAGAAAGTTATGTTATGACCTGTCGTGTCATTTAGAGCCCACTGTAAAGAATAACTATGTTTTACCCCAACACCCAACGCAGCTCCGTAATCATTAAAGCCTATTACGACTGCAATCGGACTTGCACTTCCGGAATAAGTTTCATCTTTTGAAAGGCGTGTTCCGTCATTATAAAGAATGTCTCCAACTTCAAACTCAGAATAATCTTTTACAATAAAGTTTTGTTTTGCAGAAGTACTTCCGCTTGAAACTGTAATTTCGTATTCACCTGCTACACTTGGAATTGTAAACTCAACTTGAACAACTTTTGGACTTAAAATTTTAATTGATTCTTTTGTATTTTCTACAATTAAAGAATTGCTACAAGTAAATTCAAGATTCTTAACATTTAAAGCATCAAAATTGCTTCCTTTTACTAAAGCTTTTACTTTTAAACCGTTTTTACTAATTCCAGCTTTTGGAATTGAAATAGAATTTACAGTTGCTTGTGTGTCTACTCCTGTTACCCATCCTGAATAATCGATTTTAATTAAATCAAAGTTTCCGTCGTAGTAATCAGAAATAAAACTTGCATTATTGTTTGCACCGATTAAGTTTAATTCTTCAGTGTAAGCTGTTCCCCAATAATTACCTGTAAAATCTACAACTTGCTGATTACTATAACGAGAAGAACTTGCGTCAAGAATTATTCCTCCACAATCTGTAAATTTGTTAAAAGAGAATTTTCCACTGAATGAGCCTACTTTTATTGGAGTTTTTAATGCAATAATTTCGTTAGTTAAAATTTGAGTAGAACTTGAAATATTAAATGAAGTATTTTCTTGGAAAGTATTTCCACTAATCATAGCTACTTCTGAACTTAAATTAACAATTCCTGAAACAATATTATTTTTTACAGTTGAATATGAGCCAACGCTAAGTCCTTCAACTGTAGAAGAATCAAGATATGCATAGTTTTCAATATTTACATGCGTTTTTATTATTGATGATTTTATAACAGATTTACCTCCACTATAAAAATTACTTCCGTCATCAATATTCATATTTGAAACAAACGCAGAACCGCTTTCTGCTTTGTTAAATGGATAAATTGCTCCTTTTACATCGCAGTATTCAAAAATATTTCCGCTTATGTAATTTTGATTTGAATCAACATTTAAACTTGAAGATTTATCTGTTACTTGTAAACCGTTCCAATAATATTGCGTTGTATCATAAACCCAAGCATTTCCATCCCAATACCTATCATTATTTTCTATAAGTTCAGCGTCATCAGTTTTTGTAAAGACAATGTGTTCTTTTTCTGTTCCTCGAGCATTAATTTCACCGTTTATGCGTAAGTAATAATTTCCTGCAAAACGAATTTCAACACCTGGATCAATTGTTAAAACATTGCCTTCTTCAACTAAAATATTGTTTTCAACTCGATACGGGCTGTTTACTTTTGTAAGATGTAAATCTTCGCCGGTTAAAACACCTTTTAAAGTTTTTACTTGATCTGAAAGTGTAATTGAATCGCTTTTTTCTTGACTTTCATTACCGCTTAAATCTTTTAAAGTAATTATAATCTTATATTCGTCATTTCCACCGTAAATTGATTTTGGAAGAGAACTTATATCGTAAGTAAAATTTGCTTTAAAAGGTTCAAAACTTTTTTCTGTTGGATACAAAACTTCTTTTCCGTCGTCAGTTGTTCTATAAAGTTGAACAGCCATTTGACTTATTCCACTTCCTTCTTCTATTGATGTTATTAAAACAGAAAATTGTGGATTGTCAGTAAAATTTGCTCCTTCATTTAAAACAACACTTTCAATTACAGGAGAAGTTGTATCTTGCAAAATAACGCTTCCGCTTTCTGCAATAGTTCTTTCTTCTAATTTTGTAAGATTTTCTACAGTTAAATCTGAAGAATTCCATCCTGATTTACTAAATGTTACTGTGTGATTTACAGAAGCTAAAACATTATTTACAGTAAAAAATCCCGTTGAATCTGTTCTTGAAACAATATCGTCTTTTCCTTCGGTTTGAACAGTTACAATAATATTTGCATTGTCGTTCATTCCATTTAATAAAGCAAAACCTTTTAATGTTCACTGTCCGGAATTAATTCTAAACTTCCGCAATCTACAAAATCACAAGACACAACTTTAATTTCTTGAGTTACATCTGGAATATTATTTGATTTATAACGGAAAGTTACATAACCTAAAGGAATGTGATCAATTTGCCAAGAACCATCGTCATCTGTTGTTGTAGAAAATTTTTCAAAACCGTCGCCGTCAATTGTAATAGAAACAACATCTTTATAAGATTTTCCTTCTTCCCAGCCTGAAATGGAAAGTTTCCCTTTAACTGTTGCAGCAATTCCTTTCATTTCTACAGTCGGAACTCCATAAGTTGAATCTGTTAAAACTGTAAGAGTTTGGGCTTGCATTGTAACTTTAAAATCTTCTTTAGTAAAACTAACGCCACCGGGATAATTTCCACTTGGAACGCTAAATTCATATCTTCCATCAATATCTGTTGTAGTTGTGTAATCTGTTCCAACTAATTCAACTTTAATGCCTGAATGATTTGTGCAGCCTTCAAGATTTACAATTCCTGCAATTTTTCCGGTTGCTTTTTTTAATTCAATTTTTTCAATTTCTATAGAAGAATTATCTGTTAAAGAAACAGAAGAACTTGTTTTAGAAACATAACCTTCAAAAGAATAAGACAAAATGTATTCACCCGGTGTCATTCCAGCTATTGCGTAAGTTCCGCTTGAATTAGAAAGGGCTGAATAAATTTCTGTAGTTTCCGTTATTTTTGTTGCAGTTATGCGAACTCCTGTAAAATCAGTTTTATTTTCTAAAATTACAGTTCCAAAAAGACTTCTCATACTTACCTTTAACATTTGATCGGAAGGAATAGAAACTTCTCCGCTAGAAACAGTAAAAGGATCGCTAAGACTTGTATTATAACCAGAAATTGTTGCTTGAATGCGATAAGTTCCAGGTTTTATTCCAGATAAAGCATAATGCCCGTTTGAATCTGTAACTGTTGAATAAGTTGTATCAGTATTTTGATTAGAAAGTAAAATTGAAATTCCTTCAAAGCTGTCTTTTCCTTCTAAAGTTACGTTTCCGCTAACAATTCCTGCATTTGATTTTAAAACGACACTTTCTGCAACAGCAATTAAAGAAGATCCAACTTCAACTGTAACACCGGAATTTGTTAAAAACTCATTTCTTGAAATCGTAAGAATGTAAGTTCCCTGATTAAGTGAACTAAAATTGTAAACACCTTCAACATTTGTAACAGTGGTTTGTGTATCATTTGGATCATTTGCATTTGTAATTAAAATAGAAGTTCCTTCAAATCCACTATCTTGTCCTTCTAAAACAACACTTCCTGTAACAGAATAAGTTGTTTTTTCCATTGTGCCAATTAAACCTAAATCTAAAGTTTCTCCCATTAAAACTACAATTTCAGAAGTTTTTATTTTTGAATAACCTACATAAGTTGCACTAATTGTCCAAGTTCCAGGCATTACATTTTCAAAAGCAAAGTTACCTTCTTCATTTGTAAGAGCAAAAAGCATTTTTCCATTTGTATTTTCTGCTAAAACAGAAATACCGGTAAAATCACTTTTTCCATCGATTAAAACTTTTCCGTTTAAAGAACCGCCTATTACATAAAGACTTAAAAGAGGAACATTTGTAACCTTTGCACCAATAATTTGAATATCGCAAACAGTTTGACTTTCATAACCGTCTTTTATAAATTCAATTGTATATTTTCCAGGATAAACGTCCGTAACACCCCAAGATCCGTTTTTGTCTGTTATTGCAGAATAATTGTAAGAATTTGTACGGTCCGTTAAAACAACTTGAATTCCGCTAAAATCATCAATTTCATCGTTTAATAATACAGTTCCTTTTACAATTCCTTGACCAAAATATAAAGACAAAGCATCTGTAATTTCTGCAACAGGTGGATTTTCTTTATCTTCTTCTGACGCTTTAAGAAGAACATTTTCTTTTTGAGCAAAATTATAACCGGACAAAGTAGCCCTGATTGTATGTAATCCTTGTGGAACACCTAAAATTTCAAAATTACCGTTTTCATCAGTTAAAGCTACATAAGAAGTTCCAGGAATAAAAACAGAAATTCCTGAATTATCGCTTTCTTGTTCTCCTTTTACATTATACCTAAAAGCTTTTCCTTTTATTGAGCCGGTTGCATCAAGTTCAACTTCGCTTAAATCAACGCCGGCTCCTTCTTCAGGTTTTACATTTGAAATTTCAACCGCAACAATTGGATTTCCATTTTTATCAAATAAAGTTGCATTATAATCTATAGCTCGGCTATTTTTACTTTCTTGAAACACAGAAGGTTTATTATTTGTAAAATAAAAAGAATAAGATTTTGAAGTGTCTAATCCGTCAAAATAAAATTCTTCACCAACTTTTCCTTGTTTTACAACACCGGGTAAATCGTCGCTATAAATATAAATTTTTGAATCTTTTATAGCATTTTGAACATCTGGACTTAAAGATGGAGAAAGTCCAATTTTACCTGTAACAACACCCAATTGACTTTGAGTTTTACCTGCATTTAAATTAAAAACGGCAGTTGCAACAGCACTTTTAGTTTTTAAATCTTTTGAATAAGTTACAGCTTTAATAGTTTTTGAACCAATAATTGAAAAAGATTCAGTGTACATAGAAGAAGACGAAGAAGGTTCACTTCCGTCTGTCGTATAAAAAATTACAGAATTCGCTGTTTCGCTTGTTAAAGAAATTGTCTTTTTTCCTTCAGAATAATCTCCGCCACTTGGAGAAATTGACGGAATACTTAACACAGTTTCTTGATTGTTAAAATCTTTTGATGAATCATCTTTATCAGAAAAACTACAAGAAAAGTTTATTCCCAAAAAAAGAAAAACACATAACAAAAAATAAATTGGCTTTTTCATAAAAATACCCCCACAATATAATTTTTTGATTTAAAACAAAAAAAGGCACATTTCTTATGCATTATATAAAGAATATGCCTTAATTTTCCTATTTGAATTCACTACTGTCCAAGATAATCTCCAATCCCGAAATCCAGCACGGGCTGTCCGACAGGAGCGGAACATTTCTTAGGCGGAGTGCCAGAGAGCCATTCGAACAAATCCTTGCGCTCGAAAAGACAGACTGCAATCTCGCAGCAAAAATGTGTGAAGCTCTTTGACGACTCACGGCTCATCTGCCGGAGTTTCAGGTACAGCAGATAGACAATCAGCGCGATCCAAATCTGCGTTCTCACCGCATTCCCGCTCTGCCCGTAGAATTTCTTTATGCGAAGGTTCTGCAAAAAGCACCTAATTTATCTTGGACAGATGTGATTTGAATTATAAAAAGAGACAGTTATTTCAGAACAGAACATGTCGCGCTGCATAACTTACATCTCCCCTTAGTTTATTATGCATATTATAACACATAACAGAAAATTTATCAACTTAAATTCAATTTTCTACAATCTTCCATTCGCCAAGTGTACGCTTTTCTGCATCAAAACTTACGCCGATTTTTACCAGGCGTTTGTCATTGCCGTTTTTATCTTTTGTAACTGAATACGGAATCAGATATCCTTTTGAATCAATCTGCGTAAGTGCTTCTTCTACTGTTCCGTCGAGTTTGAATTCAAAAACATAAACAGCACTTTCTGTTTCTACAACCATATCACTTCGGCCGGCAGCACTTGCTTCTTCTGTGCGGACTACATACGGCGTGCACAATCTTGCAATTAAATAGAATAAAGTTTTGTAGTGATTTTCATCCTGCTTTTCTGCATTATACGGAATCGAAGACAAAAAGGCTTTCATTTCTTTTAGTGCATCTTCAAGACGGTTTTCACGAAAAGCCTTTGTTATTCTTAAAATAAAACTGTCATTTTGAATTTGATCTTCTGTTGCGTAATAAGGCATAAGTGATTTTACAAAGCCCAGTCGCACCTCATCATTTGGAAATCCAAGTGTATATTCATAGCCGTCATAATTTTTGATTGTAAGATATCCGCTCTGATAAA
Proteins encoded in this window:
- a CDS encoding carboxypeptidase regulatory-like domain-containing protein, which codes for MKKPIYFLLCVFLFLGINFSCSFSDKDDSSKDFNNQETVLSIPSISPSGGDYSEGKKTISLTSETANSVIFYTTDGSEPSSSSSMYTESFSIIGSKTIKAVTYSKDLKTKSAVATAVFNLNAGKTQSQLGVVTGKIGLSPSLSPDVQNAIKDSKIYIYSDDLPGVVKQGKVGEEFYFDGLDTSKSYSFYFTNNKPSVFQESKNSRAIDYNATLFDKNGNPIVAVEISNVKPEEGAGVDLSEVELDATGSIKGKAFRYNVKGEQESDNSGISVFIPGTSYVALTDENGNFEILGVPQGLHTIRATLSGYNFAQKENVLLKASEEDKENPPVAEITDALSLYFGQGIVKGTVLLNDEIDDFSGIQVVLTDRTNSYNYSAITDKNGSWGVTDVYPGKYTIEFIKDGYESQTVCDIQIIGAKVTNVPLLSLYVIGGSLNGKVLIDGKSDFTGISVLAENTNGKMLFALTNEEGNFAFENVMPGTWTISATYVGYSKIKTSEIVVLMGETLDLGLIGTMEKTTYSVTGSVVLEGQDSGFEGTSILITNANDPNDTQTTVTNVEGVYNFSSLNQGTYILTISRNEFLTNSGVTVEVGSSLIAVAESVVLKSNAGIVSGNVTLEGKDSFEGISILLSNQNTDTTYSTVTDSNGHYALSGIKPGTYRIQATISGYNTSLSDPFTVSSGEVSIPSDQMLKVSMRSLFGTVILENKTDFTGVRITATKITETTEIYSALSNSSGTYAIAGMTPGEYILSYSFEGYVSKTSSSVSLTDNSSIEIEKIELKKATGKIAGIVNLEGCTNHSGIKVELVGTDYTTTTDIDGRYEFSVPSGNYPGGVSFTKEDFKVTMQAQTLTVLTDSTYGVPTVEMKGIAATVKGKLSISGWEEGKSYKDVVSITIDGDGFEKFSTTTDDDGSWQIDHIPLGYVTFRYKSNNIPDVTQEIKVVSCDFVDCGSLELIPDSEH
- a CDS encoding Lcl C-terminal domain-containing protein, producing the protein MNDNANIIVTVQTEGKDDIVSRTDSTGFFTVNNVLASVNHTVTFSKSGWNSSDLTVENLTKLEERTIAESGSVILQDTTSPVIESVVLNEGANFTDNPQFSVLITSIEEGSGISQMAVQLYRTTDDGKEVLYPTEKSFEPFKANFTYDISSLPKSIYGGNDEYKIIITLKDLSGNESQEKSDSITLSDQVKTLKGVLTGEDLHLTKVNSPYRVENNILVEEGNVLTIDPGVEIRFAGNYYLRINGEINARGTEKEHIVFTKTDDAELIENNDRYWDGNAWVYDTTQYYWNGLQVTDKSSSLNVDSNQNYISGNIFEYCDVKGAIYPFNKAESGSAFVSNMNIDDGSNFYSGGKSVIKSSIIKTHVNIENYAYLDSSTVEGLSVGSYSTVKNNIVSGIVNLSSEVAMISGNTFQENTSFNISSSTQILTNEIIALKTPIKVGSFSGKFSFNKFTDCGGIILDASSSRYSNQQVVDFTGNYWGTAYTEELNLIGANNNASFISDYYDGNFDLIKIDYSGWVTGVDTQATVNSISIPKAGISKNGLKVKALVKGSNFDALNVKNLEFTCSNSLIVENTKESIKILSPKVVQVEFTIPSVAGEYEITVSSGSTSAKQNFIVKDYSEFEVGDILYNDGTRLSKDETYSGSASPIAVVIGFNDYGAALGVGVKHSYSLQWALNDTTGHNITFYNIICTSDIYGAGAADTAVFSGDTDGSDNWQMICIADEQGAADAATNYPAFNYANTYSQQDLNCTEEYAEGWYLPSIAELRQIYRNKDAVNSALSNCNGMQISDDYYWSSSQYNNVDYTAWRLDFSDGYLTTNYKSYLYCVCCVRAF